Proteins encoded together in one Laspinema palackyanum D2c window:
- a CDS encoding SDR family NAD(P)-dependent oxidoreductase encodes METALITGASSGIGAAFARELARRHYHLILVARSQEQLNTLAQELRNQYPIQVEVIVQDLGQPQAATQVYQTVKDRGLTVDLLINNAGCGDYGPFARRSRTRQLEMIHLNIAALVELTHCILPEMQQRRSGSIINVASIAGFQPLPYMSVYAASKAFVLSFSEALWAENLDFNLRIQALCPGPTQSKFFQQSGFPQTMNNNQKITMIPPEQVVQDSLRGLEKNQPVVVTGTFKTHIIVNLPRFFPRSVWVNFMGKMFKSEE; translated from the coding sequence ATGGAAACGGCTTTAATTACGGGAGCATCTTCTGGAATTGGTGCGGCATTTGCCCGAGAATTAGCTCGTCGTCATTACCATTTGATTCTCGTGGCGCGATCGCAAGAGCAACTCAATACCCTCGCCCAAGAACTCCGAAACCAGTATCCCATTCAAGTTGAAGTCATTGTCCAAGACCTCGGACAACCCCAGGCAGCCACCCAGGTTTATCAAACCGTTAAAGACCGAGGTTTGACTGTTGATTTACTGATTAATAATGCCGGATGTGGAGACTATGGACCCTTTGCCCGTCGCAGCCGCACTCGTCAGTTAGAGATGATTCACCTCAATATCGCAGCCCTCGTGGAACTGACCCATTGTATCTTACCTGAAATGCAACAGCGGCGATCGGGCAGCATCATTAATGTTGCGTCCATTGCCGGATTTCAACCCCTACCCTATATGTCCGTTTATGCCGCTTCTAAAGCATTTGTCCTCAGTTTTAGCGAAGCACTCTGGGCCGAAAATCTCGACTTCAACCTCCGCATTCAAGCCCTTTGTCCCGGTCCAACTCAAAGTAAATTTTTCCAACAATCTGGGTTTCCCCAGACCATGAACAACAATCAAAAAATTACCATGATTCCCCCCGAACAAGTCGTTCAAGACTCCCTACGCGGCCTTGAAAAAAATCAGCCCGTTGTCGTAACCGGAACCTTTAAAACTCACATCATTGTCAATCTCCCCCGCTTTTTCCCCCGTTCAGTCTGGGTCAATTTCATGGGCAAAATGTTTAAAAGCGAAGAGTAA
- a CDS encoding glycerol-3-phosphate acyltransferase: protein MTLTQVWGTLLIFILCPILGALPLIDWITRALTGQNLRRVGTGNIGVSAAFYHGGRVAGILAVISEASKGILAVLLARQFFPQNPEWELISLIALVMGRYWKGRGAGTTNVVWGFIVYDPIASGLIFLIGGISFTLVRERQQGRTLVLVLLPLITAALHSQQVERIAAAIALGVILYWIYQKMPDDLDLPATNSHEQSEKMFRFFRGDRALVSLDKPLDAAKVGAKAATLAALKQSGYPVPPGWVLPPGDDPAPLIAHLDPSEDSPLIVRSSAIGEDTETASAAGQYLSIANVISRPSLSEAITRCLTSYDRPNAAQYRQDSSPRGRSSNPRQTARDAMAVLIQPQIPGVFSGVAFSRDPIAGQGDFVAIEALPGDCSRVVSGQVTPERYQVFISAADVDASASWKLPEDQQLPLEGTGDVPRRLLQQVAYLVRHLENHYHGIPQDIEWTYDGESLWLLQARPITTLLPLWTRKIAAEVIPGTIRPLTWSLNRPLTCGVWGKLFSLVLGKRARNLDFLQTATLHFSHAYFNASLLGEIFLRMGLPPESLEFLTRGAAFSKPPLTSTLISLPGLLRLLRREIRLGFNFDDLEQRRLAPALAAFESQKALSVSDDTGSRSDGSSLTPQSLLQRIDEILELLETVTYYNILSPLSFALRKGMLKVGDRELDYGKTPEISAVQALQEIANAALLVLPDLDEISLPGDKTGDCSQLFAVLAEMPEGQAIFDQFDEFLNRYGYLSDVATDIAVPTWKEDPRPVRQLFTQQLFQPVPVANKPTFQRIRAQIVQSRLDLKGRVAVIYNQLLAHLRWSFLALEQQFIEREIIAQKGDIFFLEFGEIRQLIEGSNRELRPLIREVIATRQDAFARDKKLKSVPAVVYGNTPALPSTVTRTVVDMSQGLRGIGASAGVVEGRVKVLRNLQEISPIDKETILVVSYTDAGWSAVLARAGGLISEVGGQLSHGAIVAREYGIPAVMDVTDATSRLQDGQRVRIDGAQGTVVIVGDR from the coding sequence ATGACGCTGACGCAAGTTTGGGGTACATTGCTGATTTTTATCCTCTGTCCAATCTTAGGGGCCTTACCCCTGATTGATTGGATCACTCGGGCCCTCACCGGCCAAAATTTGCGGCGGGTGGGAACCGGCAATATAGGGGTCTCTGCGGCCTTCTATCATGGAGGACGAGTTGCCGGTATCCTCGCGGTCATATCTGAGGCATCAAAAGGAATTTTAGCCGTATTGCTAGCAAGGCAGTTTTTTCCCCAGAATCCAGAATGGGAATTAATTTCCTTGATTGCCTTGGTAATGGGTCGGTATTGGAAAGGACGAGGGGCCGGGACCACCAATGTGGTTTGGGGGTTTATCGTCTATGACCCGATCGCCTCGGGGTTGATTTTTTTGATTGGGGGGATTAGTTTTACTCTAGTGCGAGAGCGTCAGCAGGGTCGGACCTTAGTGTTGGTCCTCCTGCCGCTGATTACGGCTGCCTTGCACTCCCAGCAAGTTGAACGCATCGCCGCCGCGATCGCCCTGGGGGTAATACTCTACTGGATTTACCAAAAAATGCCTGACGATTTAGATTTGCCTGCCACCAACAGTCACGAACAATCTGAGAAGATGTTTCGCTTCTTCCGAGGCGATCGCGCCCTGGTTTCTCTGGACAAACCCCTCGATGCCGCCAAAGTTGGCGCAAAAGCTGCCACATTAGCCGCCCTCAAGCAGTCCGGCTATCCCGTTCCCCCGGGATGGGTCCTCCCTCCCGGGGATGACCCCGCCCCCTTGATTGCTCATCTCGACCCATCAGAGGACTCTCCCCTGATTGTCCGGTCCTCCGCCATTGGCGAAGATACCGAAACTGCCTCTGCGGCGGGTCAATATCTCTCTATTGCCAACGTCATCTCGCGCCCCAGTTTGAGTGAAGCGATTACCCGCTGCTTAACCTCCTACGATCGCCCCAATGCTGCTCAATATCGTCAGGATTCTAGCCCCCGAGGCCGATCCAGCAATCCTCGGCAAACGGCAAGAGACGCAATGGCAGTCCTCATTCAACCCCAAATTCCCGGCGTGTTTTCCGGTGTCGCCTTTAGTCGGGACCCCATCGCTGGACAAGGGGATTTTGTGGCGATCGAAGCCCTCCCCGGAGACTGTTCCCGAGTCGTTTCCGGACAAGTCACCCCGGAACGTTACCAAGTCTTTATCTCCGCTGCCGATGTCGATGCCAGCGCAAGCTGGAAACTCCCCGAGGACCAACAACTCCCCCTCGAAGGCACCGGGGATGTCCCCCGACGATTGCTGCAACAAGTCGCCTATCTCGTCCGCCATCTGGAAAACCACTACCACGGCATTCCCCAAGACATCGAATGGACTTACGATGGGGAATCACTCTGGCTATTACAGGCGCGTCCCATCACCACCCTGCTACCCTTATGGACCCGCAAAATCGCTGCGGAAGTCATCCCCGGCACCATTCGTCCCCTCACCTGGTCCTTAAATCGTCCCCTCACCTGTGGCGTCTGGGGGAAACTGTTTAGCCTAGTGTTAGGCAAACGCGCCCGTAATCTGGATTTTCTGCAAACCGCCACCCTGCATTTTTCTCATGCTTATTTTAATGCCTCCTTACTGGGGGAAATCTTTCTGCGTATGGGTTTACCCCCAGAAAGTCTGGAATTTCTGACCCGGGGTGCAGCCTTCAGTAAACCGCCCTTAACCTCTACCTTGATTTCCCTGCCGGGATTACTGCGATTGCTGCGACGAGAAATCCGTCTAGGATTTAATTTTGATGACCTAGAACAGAGGCGTTTGGCCCCCGCCTTGGCCGCCTTCGAGTCCCAGAAAGCGCTTTCTGTTTCCGATGACACGGGATCGCGATCGGACGGTTCTTCCTTAACCCCTCAATCCCTGCTGCAACGGATTGATGAGATTTTGGAGTTGTTAGAAACGGTCACCTATTACAATATTTTGTCCCCCCTGAGTTTTGCCTTGAGAAAGGGAATGCTCAAAGTGGGCGATCGCGAACTGGATTATGGGAAAACTCCCGAAATCTCCGCAGTCCAGGCCCTCCAAGAAATTGCCAATGCCGCCTTATTGGTCCTGCCGGACTTGGATGAAATTAGTCTCCCTGGGGATAAAACCGGAGATTGTTCTCAACTGTTTGCCGTCCTCGCGGAAATGCCCGAAGGACAAGCAATTTTTGACCAATTCGATGAGTTTCTCAACCGCTACGGCTATTTGAGCGATGTTGCCACAGATATCGCCGTTCCCACTTGGAAAGAAGACCCCCGACCTGTGCGCCAACTGTTTACTCAGCAGTTGTTTCAACCTGTTCCTGTGGCAAACAAACCCACCTTTCAACGCATCCGAGCCCAAATTGTTCAAAGTCGTCTTGACTTAAAGGGTCGGGTGGCGGTGATTTATAACCAGTTGTTGGCGCATTTGCGATGGAGTTTTTTAGCGTTGGAACAGCAGTTTATAGAGAGGGAAATCATCGCTCAAAAGGGGGATATTTTCTTTTTAGAGTTTGGGGAAATTCGGCAATTAATCGAAGGTTCAAATCGGGAATTAAGACCTCTTATCCGAGAAGTAATTGCCACCCGGCAAGATGCTTTTGCCCGGGATAAAAAACTGAAATCTGTGCCTGCTGTGGTCTATGGAAATACACCGGCCCTGCCTTCGACTGTAACCCGCACCGTGGTGGATATGTCTCAAGGATTGCGGGGGATTGGTGCGAGTGCTGGGGTTGTGGAAGGTCGAGTCAAAGTGCTTCGCAATTTACAAGAAATTAGCCCCATTGATAAGGAAACGATTCTCGTTGTTTCCTACACGGATGCGGGTTGGTCCGCTGTATTAGCCCGCGCTGGGGGGTTGATTTCGGAGGTGGGTGGTCAACTCTCCCACGGGGCGATCGTTGCTCGTGAGTATGGAATTCCTGCGGTGATGGATGTTACGGATGCGACTTCTCGTCTCCAAGATGGGCAACGGGTTAGAATTGATGGTGCACAAGGGACAGTGGTGATTGTGGGGGATAGATAA
- a CDS encoding CAP domain-containing protein: MGQSNPPHPLILTQGDSMSYLSQLEAQIIREMNQARANPGEYANKLETLKQYYDGRLFKQPGETAIATQEGISAVDEAIRALRAMDSKPSLCPSRGMSQAAADLVQDQGPRGEIGHTGSDGSTPFDRMNRYGRWQGGAAENISYGSDTAEQVVMQLIIDDGVSSRGHRKNIFNGEFRWTGVACGPHQTYRQMCAIVYANGYEERE; the protein is encoded by the coding sequence CCTCCTCATCCTCTCATCCTCACCCAAGGAGACTCCATGTCCTATTTATCTCAATTAGAAGCACAGATTATTCGGGAAATGAATCAAGCGCGGGCCAATCCCGGGGAATATGCTAACAAACTGGAAACCCTGAAACAATATTATGACGGCAGACTGTTTAAACAACCGGGAGAAACCGCGATCGCAACCCAAGAGGGAATCAGTGCTGTTGATGAAGCCATTCGGGCCCTGCGGGCAATGGATTCTAAACCCTCCTTGTGCCCCTCCCGAGGGATGTCTCAAGCAGCAGCGGATTTAGTCCAGGACCAAGGGCCACGAGGGGAAATCGGACATACCGGCAGCGATGGCAGCACCCCATTTGACCGGATGAACCGTTATGGACGCTGGCAGGGAGGGGCCGCAGAAAACATCAGTTATGGTTCCGATACCGCAGAACAAGTGGTCATGCAACTGATTATCGATGATGGGGTGAGTAGTCGTGGTCACCGGAAGAACATCTTCAACGGCGAATTTCGCTGGACTGGGGTCGCCTGTGGCCCTCATCAAACCTACCGGCAGATGTGCGCGATCGTCTATGCCAATGGATATGAGGAACGGGAGTAG